The following are from one region of the Salvia hispanica cultivar TCC Black 2014 chromosome 1, UniMelb_Shisp_WGS_1.0, whole genome shotgun sequence genome:
- the LOC125185759 gene encoding putative F-box/kelch-repeat protein At1g13200: MNNDVLFEILLHLPVRSLLRFIRVCKFWYYVIDSPHFKYQHTLRLNNKKDEEVYLHFSLRHDDYIYRLFGKKVSLNLLDNGKSLKFPHDSCIDLRVVSGAVKGLFCLSSPTFDTVICNPFLGQSKILPLSPYSCTYSQRNNIAHQVVGLGFHEDYKVVELLSSLKPGCLHASLYLAKTNSWRKLDLDPNLVIKKPIKSVCKNGSFAYWEGLNTSGKEIILSFDMKNEVFRTITISCDSVLGHSTILAKGECSFVFFVRERCKLKIYELSCEGSELIWNNVNNVELPSLSVAPPIRRIDDIPTRKANDIPIRRNYDIPTRKVDDIPIRRNDDIPISKVNDIPIRRVNDISIWRNDNCVVLRDLHIRNDYGPIGMPYNSGCQSSKVILYDYCARKLIGCFKIHESSNTTTTDDIIEYEGSFLSP; encoded by the coding sequence ATGAACAACGATGTGTTGTTCGAGATCCTCTTGCATCTTCCTGTACGATCCCTCTTGAGATTCATACGTGTCTGCAAATTCTGGTATTACGTCATTGATTCTCCACACTTTAAATATCAGCACACCTTGCGGCTTAACAACAAGAAAGATGAGGAGGTATATCTACACTTTTCTTTACGTCATGATGATTATATATATCGTCTTTTTGGGAAGAAAGTATCGCTAAATCTCCTAGACAACGGGAAGTCATTGAAGTTTCCGCATGACTCATGTATCGACCTAAGAGTAGTATCTGGGGCTGTTAAGGGTTTATTCTGCCTAAGTTCTCCTACGTTTGACACTGTAATATGCAATCCTTTTTTAGGTCAATCCAAGATTTTACCACTTTCTCCTTACTCTTGCACTTACTCCCAAAGAAATAACATTGCTCACCAAGTGGTGGGACTGGGTTTCCACGAAGATTACAAAGTGGTAGAGCTGCTGTCGTCCTTGAAGCCTGGATGTTTGCACGCCAGTCTGTATTTGGCAAAGACTAATTCTTGGAGAAAATTGGATCTGGATCCAAATTTGGTCATCAAGAAACCCATAAAGTCGGTGTGCAAGAATGGATCCTTTGCCTACTGGGAAGGGCTAAACACAAGTGGTAAGGAGATTATACTAAGCTTTGATATGAAGAATGAAGTGTTTCGAACAATTACAATATCGTGTGATAGTGTACTTGGTCACTCAACGATTCTTGCAAAGGGTGAGTgctcttttgttttctttgttagAGAGAGATGTAAGTTGAAGATTTATGAGTTGAGCTGTGAAGGAAGTGAACTTATTTGGAATAATGTGAACAATGTGGAACTACCTTCTTTGTCTGTGGCCCCGCCTATTCGGAGGATTGATGATATTCCTACCAGGAAGGCTAATGATATTCCTATTAGGAGAAATTATGATATTCCTACCAGGAAGGTTGATGATATTCCTATTAGGAGGAATGATGATATTCCTATCAGCAAGGTTAATGATATTCCTATTAGAAGGGTTAATGATATTTCTATTTGGAGGAATGATAATTGTGTGGTCCTTAGAGATTTGCATATTCGGAATGATTATGGTCCTATTGGGATGCCTTATAATAGTGGATGTCAGTCGAGCAAAGTAATTTTGTATGATTATTGTGCTCGAAAATTGATAGGATGTTTCAAGATACATGAGAGCTCGAACACGACTACGACTGATGATATCATTGAGTACGAAGGAAGCTTTCTTTCACCTTAG